Sequence from the Bacillus mesophilus genome:
TTGTAATGATGACTGTATTTTTAATAGCAGCGGGATGCAATGGTGTTAATCCCTCTCCCCCAGCTGAGGAATTTACAACAAACACAAATGCCAATAACAATGATGAGCAGCAAACAACTGACGAGCAATTAGTTGATTTTAGAGAAGATGCACAGGAGGTAAATGACACTCTATCTGTCATTGAGGCAGAATCACTTGTCCATGATTATTTAAATTTAGAGGCAGGTAGTGACACAATCGTAATGTTTGATTCTAGACTTGAAAATGGAGATTATTTAATTAGCGTATTTGATTTGTTAGAAGAAAACAAAGGGACAGCTCAACATAAAAAAGAGGGATTATACACGGTAAACCCAGACACTGGTGAAATAAAGAAATATAAAAAATAGGTGATTTATAACAAAACCTCTAATCTTAAATTAGAGGTTTTGTTTTCGTTCTGTATAATCTGTACACGGTAATATGATCGTTACCTTTGTACCAGTATTAAGATTACTATCGTACTGTATTTTCCCGTTCATTTCACGAATTAATCTATTTGAAATCATACTACCTAATCCAGTTCCTTTTGTTTTGGTGGTATAGTAAGGAAGCCCGATTTTCTCAAGCTCCTCTCTGGTCATTCCTTTACCACTGTCTTCAATTATAATCTCTACGGTCTCTTTATTTTTACCGTGCGTTACATTTATATTTACGTAACCTTTTTCACTAATTGATTCAATTCCGTTTTTCACGAGGTTTAATAAAGCTTGTTTTAAGTGGCTTTTATCTGCGTTCACTCTGTATGCCTGACTTATATTGAGAGATAGCTTCACATTTTGATAAGCAGCCAAGGGTTGCAGAAGGTCAATTGCATTATGTAGCACTTCGTTTAAATCCACCACTTCAAGCTCAAATTTAGTAGGCTTTGACAATGTTAAATAATCCGTAACAATTTTATTTGTCCGATCTAATTCTTCTAGTATGACCGGATAATATTTTTTAAATTGCTGGTCCTTTGTATCTTCCCCTAAAAATTGAATGAACCCCCGTACTGTCGTAATCGGATTTCTTACCTCGTGCGCAAATGAAGCAGCCATCTGACTTACAGTCGCTAACTTATCTAAGTAGATTGCTTCTTCTATATGTTGGTTTGAGACAATCATTCTTTCTATAACTAAGATCAGACTGAAGTATGTAATGGTAAAAGAGAAAAAATAAATCAAGTAAAAATGAAAACTTAAAAAATCAATTGTAAAATAAATAATGGTTATATATGGCACCATATACGACACTAATATTAGTGAAGAAAACAATAATTTATGTTCCGATTTAAAAAAGGCTCTACGAAAAATTATGGCTACTACAAATGCAAGTACCGTGACTAACAATCCAACAGTAGCAAAACTACCGCCAATTACAAACAGTCTGAACAATATAGAAAAGCTCGTACAAATAACCCCTGGAATCAATCCACCATACAGGGTCGTAATTATAATGACGAGCATTCGCAGATCAAAGTTGGTTTCACCAAGTGTCTCGATTGGATAAATCATACATAAGAAACTTGCAAATGAACCTATGATCCCATATATAATTCTTTGCTGAAAAAGAAAAGACCTCTCCCTCCTAAATGGAAAAAATAAATTTGCATTAAAGGTAAGAGAAAACAAAATCGTGATATTTACAACTAACGGCTTGATGATAGATAACATATACAGCCTACCTTATATAGTAATTCTTACATACTATATTATCTATTAATCTCCATTTTATCTACTAATAGTTTGAAGGAAAGGACTTGATGGGAGTCGAACCCACAAGATGCATAGTAATTAGCAGGTAACTACTAGCCGCTCTTCCGTTGAGCTACAAGTCCATACTAAAGTATTTCCTGTTACTGTAAAACCTATACAAAACAATTTACTATTAATAAGACTTGGTTAGCACCAAGTCCCTGTATGCAAACATAAAAAAGAGATGCAACCTTTTGCATCTCTCTTCATCATGTCTGTCGGGCTAGAAAATGAACTCCAAGCTTCTAGCCAACTATGACTTAGTTTTATAAATTAATCTTTGGTTTTCACCTCTAGCATATACTTCTATTCCTCTTCTACCTTTTGCTATAGCTGATGGTTCTGAAGTAAGATTTCCACCTAGATTCACCCATTCACTCCAGCTGTCACCATCCCATGTCTTTTGAATGAGTGTGTTGTTCTCTCCTCTTGCGTATACTTCAATTTTATTTGGACCAACTGAAGCTGCACTTGGACTCGAGGTTAACACGCCTCCTAAGCTCTCCCATTCACTCCATGCAGAACCATTCCAGTATTTATGGTATAAAGAGCGATCTTGCCCACGTGCAAAAACATCTAATCGATTGGATCCCCAAGAAACCACGGCAGGTGCTGACGTTAATGTCCCACCTAACTCGTTCCACCCACTCCAACGTTGACCGTTCCAATACTTGTGGAATAGACGTTTGCTAGAACCTCTCGCAAACACATCTAATCGATTTTCTCCCCAAGAAGCAGCCGCTGGTGAGGAAGTTAGCTGTCCCCCTAGGTTTTCCCATTCACTCCACTCTTCGCCAGTCCAGTACTTGTGGTAAAGAGCCTGATCATCTCCTCTTCCGAATACGTCTAGACGGTTTGGCCCCCAAGAAGCTACTGCTGGTGATGAGGTTAAACTACCCCCAAGGTTCTCCCAATTGCTCCAATCTCCACGTTCACGGTAGGTACGATATAAATTTTGACCTCTACCTCTCGCAAACACCTCCACTCTTCCATTGAGTGCTACAGCGGCTGGTCCAGATGTTAACACCCCACCAACAGACTCCCATTCACTCCAATCCTTTTCTGGCTTATAATCGAGATTTTCCAATGCTACGACAATTACCCTTTTTAACACTTTTTCAATCACTTGATCAGTTACACCGTATGCCCCTAAAAAGGGAACGACCCAGTAAAACTGATTTGTAAATTGCTTATATAGAGTGTTTGCTTTTTGATTAATGGAACCCGTAGCTTTACTTGCATTTGTTATAACGAACTCGATGACTAAACGAAATAGATATCTGGAAATTCCGCGATTAATATTAAATTCCTTAAATTCATCTGCTAATTTTTTAAGGTCTTCTTTACTAGCATTCCATACATTTTTTAATTCCTCATTAGGTTGTCTGGAAGAAACAAAGTAATAATAATTTAAGAACTCCTGTTGACCTGGCATGTGAGTAGTTGGCAAAGCTGTATTTGAATGAGGTGACTGACTCATGTGTTTACTACCCCCGTTTCATTTATGACAGAATTTTATCCTACTATCATGCTTATGTAACAACTTTATCTTTTATTGCTCTTTTTTAAGTTCTAAGCTTGACCGTTATTGCGAGGGTAGTTACAAACTACATTTCATTTAGGGGAAAACTGGAATATAGATTGAATAGAAACTAGGTTTTCTAACAGACTAATAATTGATAAGGAGGTGCTTTTCTTATGGATAAGTGGAATAACCAAGTTGCACCAAATAATAATTTATCAGCTGCTGATATTGAAGTTTCAGAACTTGCATCTGAACATGAGTTTTCAGAAGAGCTTTCAGACGGAATGGAACGAAATGAAAATATAAAAAAATTACAAAAAGATCATCAAAAATAACACCTCCAATTGGGGTGTTATTTTTTCTTCTCATTACATTCATAAACCCAATTATATAATCTCCCAATTTTGAATCATCTTTACGTTAGCTGCTTTAAACTGATTATAAATTGGACACCTTTCTTCTACTTTTTGCTTTAATGTAATTATTTCCTCGACATGAAGTCCCATCGATTTAGCTGCCGCAAACGCTGTTATACTTTTACATGCTGCTACCGTACCTAATATAGCATGCAAAGGAGTGGGACCCTTATCTTCACCACCTACCTTAGGTTGCACTTGATTATAAATCTCCGTACTAATTCCTGAAGCTTTACTGTTAATGCTATAAGTAACCATTCTTGGCATCCTTTCCATCTCTTTTTTACTATAATAAATAGGTTTAAACTCCATACATTTAGGGTAATTAATTAAAAATAGGGATATTTCTAAATTTTCTAAAAAATACTTTACTTTACATGCGTTTTGACCGATAATAATAAAAAGGCAGAGGAGGAATTACCTTGAAACATTATGAAGAAAAGCCCAAAAATGAACTTATGGTAGTCTCAACGAACCCGGAAGAAGTAAATGAATATTCCCTTGCCGCACAAATGATTTTAGAGAAATCACTCACAAAATTTAATGTGCAAAGGTTAATGCAGAAGATTGATGAGGCCTTAATACAGGGTGATAAAGAAACCTTTATAGCACTATCCAAGCAGTACAACCAATTATTAAACTAATACTTCAACCTATATATTAAACAGATGAGGTGAGCCTGATGAAACGACTAAAAAGAGAATATAACATCATAACTAACACTCAGCATAAATTTTTCTCCTACAAGCTAACGAAAGATCAAGAATTTTCGTTACAAATTCAGGCTTCTCTATTCTTAGATGAGCAATGCTTTCTCTTTAATAAAAAAAGAATCGATGAACAAGTAAATAAAGCGTTAATGGATAGAAACGAAGAACGATTTCATGAACTATGCCAAACCTATGAAGCGTATCTTAAAGCTTAGTATTAAAAGAACACCTACAACAGTAGGTGTTCTTTTTTCATGTTATTTCTCTAATCACAGCTCTAACAGGACTTGCATCTGCATCTTTAATGGGCAATGGAATAGCAATGAGCTCATATAAGCCTTCCGTTATTTGATCCAACACTAATCCTTCAAGGATATGAATATCATGAGCCGTCAGCTCGTGATGAGCAGCAAGATCCTTACTATCGATTGGGTCAACAGATGGTACATCTAGACCTACTAACTTTATTCCTTGATCTGCTAAATAACTTGCAACACCTTGTTCAATATAGGTGATGGTAGTAGGAAATTGCTCTCGATTACTCCAAGACATGGTTTTAAATAGAACGATTTGTGTCCCATTGATTTCAACTTTCTTTAAATCTTCTACCTGAATAGATTGTTTACCTACCATATCAATGATTAAAGCTCTTCCTATATAACGGTTGATGTCCAAATCTAGTACTTTTTTTCCTTCGTTATCAAAATGAAATGGTGCATCTATGTGCGTCCCAGTATGAGTACTCAATTCAAGTTTCCCAACGTTTACTGATCCTGTTTGAGTTTTTGTCCAGTTAAGTGAGAATTGAAAATTCGTATCACCTGGCCAAACAGCGGTATTTGAATATAATGGCTGAGATATATCAATCCAAGTCATGGCTCCCCCTAAAATTATGCGATAACATTACGCGTATTTTTAAATTTCTTATAGTCACCTTGAACCATAATTTCCTTTAAAACCTGTACAGCTCTCCATACCTCTTCATACGATGTATAAAAAGAAACAGGTGCTAATCGAATGAGACTTGGCTCACGATAGTCAGGTATAATTCCGTGGGCCTTCAGCGCTTTGCAAATACTCGCTGCCTCAGAATGATGTAGACAAACATGTCCTCCCCGTTTTTCATCAACTCTAGGATTAATAATTGTAAAATCTAAGTTTGTAAGCTCTGAATCAATAAGCATCATCAAGAAATTAGTAAGCTGTAATGATTTTCTTCGGATCTTATCGATTCCTGCTTCCTCAAAAATCTGTAGGGAACCGATGATTGGGGCAATACTTAAGATATGAGGCGTACCAACCTGAAAGGCACCTGCATGATGCTCATAATTCAACTCATGCTCCATATCAAATTGCTTGTCTTTTTTTGAACTAAACCAACCTGAAATTCCTGGTTCGACTCCAAAGTGTTTTTCGTTAACATATAACCCACCTACCGAGCCTGGTCCACTATTTACGTATTTATAATTGCACCAAAATGCGAAATCTGGCTGAATGTTAGCAAAATCATGGGGAATGACTCCAATAGAATGCGCTAAATCGAAGCCAATAAGAATTCCACGTTCATGAGCTGCCTCAACTAGTTTCTTCATATCCAAGAGCTGTCCACTACGATACAGAACCGAAGACAGGATAACTAAACTTGTATTCTCATCCATTGCCGCAATAAGATCATCTTCATTTA
This genomic interval carries:
- a CDS encoding ATP-binding protein, with the protein product MLSIIKPLVVNITILFSLTFNANLFFPFRRERSFLFQQRIIYGIIGSFASFLCMIYPIETLGETNFDLRMLVIIITTLYGGLIPGVICTSFSILFRLFVIGGSFATVGLLVTVLAFVVAIIFRRAFFKSEHKLLFSSLILVSYMVPYITIIYFTIDFLSFHFYLIYFFSFTITYFSLILVIERMIVSNQHIEEAIYLDKLATVSQMAASFAHEVRNPITTVRGFIQFLGEDTKDQQFKKYYPVILEELDRTNKIVTDYLTLSKPTKFELEVVDLNEVLHNAIDLLQPLAAYQNVKLSLNISQAYRVNADKSHLKQALLNLVKNGIESISEKGYVNINVTHGKNKETVEIIIEDSGKGMTREELEKIGLPYYTTKTKGTGLGSMISNRLIREMNGKIQYDSNLNTGTKVTIILPCTDYTERKQNL
- a CDS encoding DUF346 domain-containing protein: MSQSPHSNTALPTTHMPGQQEFLNYYYFVSSRQPNEELKNVWNASKEDLKKLADEFKEFNINRGISRYLFRLVIEFVITNASKATGSINQKANTLYKQFTNQFYWVVPFLGAYGVTDQVIEKVLKRVIVVALENLDYKPEKDWSEWESVGGVLTSGPAAVALNGRVEVFARGRGQNLYRTYRERGDWSNWENLGGSLTSSPAVASWGPNRLDVFGRGDDQALYHKYWTGEEWSEWENLGGQLTSSPAAASWGENRLDVFARGSSKRLFHKYWNGQRWSGWNELGGTLTSAPAVVSWGSNRLDVFARGQDRSLYHKYWNGSAWSEWESLGGVLTSSPSAASVGPNKIEVYARGENNTLIQKTWDGDSWSEWVNLGGNLTSEPSAIAKGRRGIEVYARGENQRLIYKTKS
- a CDS encoding OsmC family protein, which produces MVTYSINSKASGISTEIYNQVQPKVGGEDKGPTPLHAILGTVAACKSITAFAAAKSMGLHVEEIITLKQKVEERCPIYNQFKAANVKMIQNWEII
- a CDS encoding IDEAL domain-containing protein; translation: MKHYEEKPKNELMVVSTNPEEVNEYSLAAQMILEKSLTKFNVQRLMQKIDEALIQGDKETFIALSKQYNQLLN
- a CDS encoding IDEAL domain-containing protein: MKRLKREYNIITNTQHKFFSYKLTKDQEFSLQIQASLFLDEQCFLFNKKRIDEQVNKALMDRNEERFHELCQTYEAYLKA
- the kynB gene encoding arylformamidase, which codes for MTWIDISQPLYSNTAVWPGDTNFQFSLNWTKTQTGSVNVGKLELSTHTGTHIDAPFHFDNEGKKVLDLDINRYIGRALIIDMVGKQSIQVEDLKKVEINGTQIVLFKTMSWSNREQFPTTITYIEQGVASYLADQGIKLVGLDVPSVDPIDSKDLAAHHELTAHDIHILEGLVLDQITEGLYELIAIPLPIKDADASPVRAVIREIT
- the kynU gene encoding kynureninase, coding for MQYTLDFAKDLDKQDLLSTYRNEFYIKEGIIYLDGNSLGLLSKRAEDSVKNMLESWKEHAIEGWMNGENPWFFLSENLGSKMAGLVGAKENEVIVTGSTTINLHQLIASFYNPSTGRTKIIADELTFPSDIYAMKSQIKLKGLSPEEHLVQVKSNDGYLLNEDDLIAAMDENTSLVILSSVLYRSGQLLDMKKLVEAAHERGILIGFDLAHSIGVIPHDFANIQPDFAFWCNYKYVNSGPGSVGGLYVNEKHFGVEPGISGWFSSKKDKQFDMEHELNYEHHAGAFQVGTPHILSIAPIIGSLQIFEEAGIDKIRRKSLQLTNFLMMLIDSELTNLDFTIINPRVDEKRGGHVCLHHSEAASICKALKAHGIIPDYREPSLIRLAPVSFYTSYEEVWRAVQVLKEIMVQGDYKKFKNTRNVIA